The genomic stretch TAGGTGTCAGCTATATCGCCAACACCGTGCACTTAGTCGCTGCCGAGCGGCGTGCCAAGCGCTTCTATCGCCAGACCTTCCAGCATTATGTGGCCCGCAGTGTGGTGGACAAGATGCTTGAAGGTGGTGAGCTCCCCAAGTTTGGCGGGGAGCGCAAAGAGCTCACCGTGCTCTTCTCCGACATCCGCGGCTTCACCCGCTATGTGGAGCATCACCCGCCTGAGGAGATCGTCCACAACCTGTCGCAGTACTTCACCCTCATGGTCGAGGTCATCTTCCGGCATGATGGCACTTTGGACAAGTTTGTAGGCGACCAAATCATGGCGCTCTTCGGGGCGCCGTACTACTTTGCCGACCACGCCGAACGGGCCTGTCGCACGGCGGTGGAGATGGTCAAAGAGCTGCGCACCTTGCAGAAGCGATGGTCCGACGCGCGCTGCGAGTACTTCCAGATGGGCATAGGCATCAACACGGGGCAGATGATCGTCGGCAACCTGGGCTCGGCCCAGCTCTTTGACTACACCGTCATCGGCGACGAGGTAAACCTTGCTTCTCGTCTGGAGGGGGCCAACAAGTTCTATCAGACCACCATCATCATCGGCGAGCGCACTTACCGGCAGGTGGGGGCCAAGGCGATTGTCCGCGAGCTGGACATTGTCCGCGTGGTGGGGAAGAGCAAACCGGTGCGCATCTATGAGCTGCGCGGCATGGACAGTGTGCCGTGGATCGAGCAGGACCTGATAATCGACACCTACACTCGTGGCCTCAACGCCTATCGCCAGCGGCAGTGGTACCAGGCTCTCAAGGAATTTCGCCGCGTGCTGTGGTATTTCCCCTCCGACGGCCCGTCGCGCTTGTACACCAAGCGCTGCCTGGACTGCATCCAGAACCCGCCCCCGCAAGACTGGGATGGTGTATACGACTTCCGGGAGAAGTAGCTGACCGCTTGACCGGTGCAGCGGTGAGCGTGTCCTTCACGCTCACGGATTTTTTACCCAAGGAGGCCCATGGAGAGCGAGCCTGTCGTTGTTCTTAGGGATGTCTGTCGGTTCTACCGGATGGGACACGCAGTGGTGAAGGCCCTGGACCGCGTGAGCATGGCGGTACGACGTGGGGAGTTCCTGG from Calditrichota bacterium encodes the following:
- a CDS encoding adenylate/guanylate cyclase domain-containing protein, yielding IKKHGANTMLINFRGPAGTFPTYSLADVLDDAEFQLRGDADVDYMELFKRAGKDALQSLDFGGSPFRGKIVLIGASAEELGDNKLTPFFEFAGRRLKMPGVEMHANAIDTMLRGDYLAYMPFGAQVALLLGLALLAGLVARLVRPMFGLVAIALLVAAVAAFGLYLFVGVRLIMPLVAPILSIGVSYIANTVHLVAAERRAKRFYRQTFQHYVARSVVDKMLEGGELPKFGGERKELTVLFSDIRGFTRYVEHHPPEEIVHNLSQYFTLMVEVIFRHDGTLDKFVGDQIMALFGAPYYFADHAERACRTAVEMVKELRTLQKRWSDARCEYFQMGIGINTGQMIVGNLGSAQLFDYTVIGDEVNLASRLEGANKFYQTTIIIGERTYRQVGAKAIVRELDIVRVVGKSKPVRIYELRGMDSVPWIEQDLIIDTYTRGLNAYRQRQWYQALKEFRRVLWYFPSDGPSRLYTKRCLDCIQNPPPQDWDGVYDFREK